The Centroberyx gerrardi isolate f3 chromosome 7, fCenGer3.hap1.cur.20231027, whole genome shotgun sequence genome contains a region encoding:
- the rln3a gene encoding relaxin-3a has product MWKAVVLAVCLLVAGVQAMEGPTYGVKLCGREFIRAVIFTCGGSRWRRSLRSAGELSEDPFSPREEESSEGWSQDSVVEGLFQRTGDLGLHSQPSDGQEGVFSRPARSFISEEILEALRKADRKGRDVVVGLSNACCKWGCSKSEISSLC; this is encoded by the exons TGTGGTActggctgtgtgtctgctggtgGCTGGGGTTCAGGCCATGGAGGGCCCAACGTACGGGGTGAAGCTCTGCGGCCGTGAGTTCATCCGGGCGGTCATCTTCACCTGCGGAGGCTCGCGCTGGAGACGCTCACTCAGGAGTGCAG GAGAGCTTTCAGAGGATCCATTCAGCCCCCGAGAGGAGGAGTCCTCAGAGGGCTGGAGTCAGGACTCCGTGGTGGAGGGTCTCTTCCAAAGGACCGGTGACCTGGGCCTCCACAGCCAGCCCAGTGACGGGCAGGAGGGGGTGTTCAGCAGGCCCGCCCGTTCCTTCATCTCCGAGGAGATCCTGGAAGCCCTGCGCAAGGCCGACCGCAAGGGCCGCGACGTGGTGGTGGGTCTGTCCAACGCCTGCTgcaagtggggctgcagcaagAGCGAGATCAGCTCCCTCTGCTGA